The Psychrobacter immobilis nucleotide sequence ATGTGAGACAAGTCCTGTGTGCCATAGCTGGACGACGATCTTGCCACCTTTAGCGTGGACATTGTCAACAATGGCTTTCCATGCAGTGACTTGATCTTGAGTATGTAGCCCTGGTGCGCCTGCATAGCCTTTTGCTTGAAACGATACTTGCGTCGCTTCAGTGATGACAAGGCCCGCCCCTGCACGCTGCG carries:
- a CDS encoding oxidoreductase, translated to MAHDILFEPVKMGTQTLKNRIMMAPLTRLRAVEPGDVPITWAAEYYSQRAGAGLVITEATQVSFQAKGYAGAPGLHTQDQVTAWKAIVDNVHAKGGKIVVQLWHTGLVSH